The Verrucomicrobium spinosum DSM 4136 = JCM 18804 DNA segment CTGGAAGACATGAGGTGACGCTGTACCGGAGATCGCCAGCAAACGAGGCGCTCGTAGCTGCACTTGTGAGAATGCGGATGCCTCCAAGCAACCTTGCGCGGCCATCTTACCCCCACACGCTCAAGCCACACCAATGACTGCGTTTTTACAAACGCAGCCACGAATGCATTTGCGCCATAGGAAACTACACCTTCTACCGGTTGCCATCTCAAGACGAGCACCTGTTTCTACCGCATAAACTCCCCGTAAAGCATATCAGACACGATCCCGGCCCCGGCCGTCACACCGTGACCGCTGGCATGAAGCACAGAATGCTGCCGGGTCATATTGTCCCCTGCCGCGTACACGCCTTTCACCGTGGTTTCGTTCATCTCGTTCACCTTGAACAAACCCAACTCGGTCTTCTCGCAACCCAGCATTTCGCCCAAGCTGGACTTGGTCTCAAACGGCAGCATGGGGGCCGCAAAAAGCGCATCGCGCTTGATGATGCGACCATCCTCCAGCGCCACAGCCTTCAGAACCGTTTCCTCATGCAACAAGGCTTGGATACGCGTTTCCACCAGCTCAACCTTGCGGTGAACCATGGCTTCCCGGAGCTCCGCCGGCAGATCCGCCGGGCCGTTGGTGAAGAGCACCAGATCCTGGGTCAGACCAAAGTGCATGGGCAGCGCATGCGCCGCCATAGCCCCATTGGCCACCGTTCCCAGTGCCAGTCCCCTGGCTTCATAGCCGTGGCAGAACGGGCAGTGAAACACCGACTTTCCCCACAGCTCCTTGAAGCCTGGGGCGTCTGGAAGCCGATCCTGCAGGCCATCGGCGAGGATCACTCTCCGAAACGTTTTGCGGTCACCTGTGGAAAGCTCCGCGATGAAGCCTCCCTCATCTGTCCGCTCGATTGACAGCACCCTGGCATCGACAGTTTGGATCGTGGAATACTTCTCCAGATTCCTGCGGGCCTCCTTTCTCCACTCCGCCGGATGGATGCCGTCACGGGTGGGAAAGTTGTTCAGGTGCGCTGAGGGGGCGTTTCTGGGACGTTGATCATCACAAATCAAGGCAGACCGCAGCATGCGGCCCAGGGTCATGCCAGCGCTCAGCCCCGCAGGACCGCCGCCGACGATCAAGACATCGTGGTCGTATTTCATCATAATATGGGATTGAGCCCCCTTCGCCCCCACGATTGCAAGCGGGCTTCTGAAAAGCACCCCAATGACGAGCACTGTGGCCCTGAGGACTTGGCGTCGATTCAGGGCTGGCATGGGTGGAAAGGAAGGCGGACTGATGCCCCAGCTTACTTGCTGGTTCGGACGAGGAGAATTGCCAATGGGCTTGACATTTTGATACCCAAACTGCATCAATACGATATGGACCTCTCCAAGCTCAGAGCCTTTGTGGTGGTGGCCGAAGAGCTCAACTTCCGGCGTAGCGCCGAGATCCTCGGCATGACGCAACCTCCCCTCACCCGGCTTATTGCCGGCCTGGAGGACGACCTGGGTGCCAAGCTTTTCGAGCGGACCACGCGTCAGGTGAAACTCACCGGCACTGGTGTCTTCCTGCTCAAGGAAGGACGCGAAATCATCGCGCGAGCGGAAAAGCTGGAGCACGAGGTTCGCGCCATCAGCCGCATCAAGGGTGGCGAGCTCTCCGTGGCCTTCTCCACCACCGTCTTCCTGGCCAGCCTGCCGAAGATCATGGGAGCGTTTCAAGAGCGGTTCCCAAAGGTAGTGATCCAACTCCACCAGGAGACACGACAACGCCTCTTTGCCGGGCTGCGACAAGGGCGATTCGACGTCGGGTTTGTGGAAGGCAGTGTGGACGAGGAGGACCTGGCGTCCGACACGGTGCACGACGAGGCACTCGGCGTGCTCCTGCCCAAGCAGCACTCGTTCGCGCGCAGGAAACAGGTCGAGCTTTCTGAGCTAGGAGGCGAGACGATCATCCTCCATCCCCGCAGGGACAATGATCGCTTTCACGATACCGTTCATCTGCTTTTCCGCCAAAGCGGCATCAAGCCCAAGGTGTATGTGAAAAACGACTGGGAGAGTTGCCCCGTGCTGGTGGCCATCGGCAAGGGAGTGTCACTGACGATTCTTGGCACTCAGCAGTGTGCGTTTCCCGAAACCAAGTTTGTACCGATCAGGCAGTTGTCAATGCCAGTGTCTGTCGTTTGGAATCCGGAAAACACGAACCCCGCTCTCAAAGGCATGCTGAGCTTTGTGGCGGAGAATGCGGCCTTGCGCAGGAAGAATGCGGTGTGTTTGGAAGAGGGCTTGAAGTTTTAGCAACGCCTGGGTTCGGGAGACGCACGACGGCGTTCTCACCCTCCGCTCCCAATCGCAGGGTTGGAGTTCCGCTTTTAAGCGGTCAGGACGCATAACCCATGGTGTCGCCAACCGCAAAGTTAGCCTCCAACCCCACCATTCCTACGCCAACCCCGCCAACGCCGGCACATTGAACCGCACCTCCGGATCGAGCCTCAAGCCGAACGACTCCTCCAACACAGCAAGGAGTTCTGATTTTGTCTGCACTTCCCGCTTCATCGCCTTCCCCTCTGCATCACGCACGGAGAACTCGGTGTTCAGCATCGTCATCCGTCGCCCCTCGGATGCCGCCCTCGCTACCATCAACCGATCCCGGAAATGCGACTGGGGGTGCATGCTGGTGTACCAATTGGCCACTTCGCGATCAATCGGTGGCATGACTTCCAGGGTGAACTCGGAGACATCCGTCCAGTCATCCCCCAATAGCGCCTGATGATAATACACGCCATTTTCGTGGATGATCCGCCGCGTCTCGTGTGGCGTTCTTTGCGGAACGTTGAGTTCCAACCGAAGGGCGGTGGTGGCGCTCAAGCCACCCACCCCGACATCGGCCAGCCATGATTCCCCTTCGATCTCAACGCGCACAAACAAATGCGTGCGGGGCGGAGTCATCTCGCGGGTCCGGCCAATGCGCACCCGCGCACTGATGGGCTGGGCGTCAAACCCCATGGCGAGCAGCACCTGCAACAACAACCCGTTCTGCTCAAAACAATAGCCTCCCCGCCGTGACTGAACGAGCTTTTGCTGCACGGAAGCCAGATCGAGCGAGACGCCACGGCCTGAGATCACATCCAAATTCTCAAACGGGATGGCTTGGGCATGGCCCAGGACAATCTGACTCAGGGTCGGTAAGCTGGCCTCACGCGGGCCGATGTAGCCGATGCGGGCAAAGTAGGCGTCGAGATCCAGCGAATGAGGGTCTTGCGTTTCGGACATAGGTGGGGAGACAGAGCGATGCCAGTTTGAGGATGTGTCTGGATACGTCCCGAAGCGCCGCGGCGGCAGAACGCAGAAAATAAAATGCAGCCGCTATGCATCTATTCCCGCCCCCTCCCCGTAGCCTCAATATCCGGCGACACCGGTTTCTCATGAGGACGACCTCGTGTAGCAACTCTTACCTCCAGGACGGCCTGGAAAAAGCACTTGCACACACTTCGTACCTCTTATGGCATGGATCATCCTTCTGTTGGCAGGCATCTTTGAGGTTGCCTGGACCATTGGCCTGAAATACAGCCAGGGCTTCACCAAGCTTGGCCCCTCCCTTTGGACGGGAGCAGCCTTGATCATCAGTTTTGCCTTGTTGGGCAATGCGGTACGCACCCTACCCCTGGGCACCGCCTACGCCATCTGGACAGGCATTGGTGCCGTGGGGGCCATCATCGCTGGCATCGTGCTATTCCACGAACCGCTGACCCTGACGCGTTGTCTGTTCGGGATGCTCATCGTGGTGGGCATGGTCGGGCTGAAGTTCACCTCAGGGCATTGAGTTCGGCGACTCGGTAATCCGGTGGGTCAGCAAGTCAGCAAACCTGGAGGCACCTCGAGGACGTGGCGGGCGTCTGCCGCAGGGCGACCCGAGGGGCCTACCGCTCCGCGGTAGAAGCTCTCGCTCTACATACCATGGGTTGCACTCGCTACGCTCGCTTCACCCATGGCTACGCATGGCGAACCCTCCGGGTTCATGAGCCAACTCATCTGAAGACAGCCGGACCTCGCGCCACGTCCCACACCGGGGTTGGAGTTCCGCGTTTATGCCAATGCCATCAGGGAAATAAGTCGCTTCATCGTGGCACCTCCCAGGGGGTGCAAGTTGAGGGCTGAAAGCCCGGAATAATTCCAGCCTTGGGCAACGCCCAAGGTCATTGGGGAATAGAGATGCTCAGGGCTGTAGGCCCGGTTCATTCAGGGATGTTTGTCGTGGGCAGGTTTGATGAGGTCGGGCCTTCAGCCCTCAATGAGTCTTTGATCTGCAAACCTTGGGCGATGCCCAAGGCTGCAATGAGGCCGGACCTTCGGTCCTTTTGAACCTGTGATCTCACCAACTGGAACCTCAATGCGCCAGCCTGACGCCGATCCAATTCTGAAACCCATTGAAAGTCAAAACAGCGGTGCCATCACTTTTCCCTGATGGCATTGGCATTTATGCGGTCAGGACGCGCTACTCCAGACGCAGCAGGCGTTGGCAACGACAATCCGTACGATCACGTACCTTCCTCCGCCCCCAACCTGGCTGGGGACCGCACCGGGGTTGGAGATCCGCGTTTGCGCCGTCAGTGCGCCCAGTGACATGGCAAGCAGTGATGACAACCCTCCACAAAATGACGTCATCACCGCTCCACTGAATCACTTTCCTACCGAATTACTGATTTACCGAATCACCGCCCTCCCGCGCGCATGCGGTCCAGCGGCGACTCGTCCATCATGGACTTCTTCACTTCGAACACGGGGATGTTCTCCAGTTCCAGCTCAAATTCGGGCTTGGTGTTGATGAACTGCTTCATGCGCTCAATGTCGCCCACATCTGGCTTGGTCGTGGTAAAGACGGGCAAAATGGGGCTGCCATCCGGGCGTTCACGATACTTGCCCTTCTTGCTCTGCACGAGCAGCAAGCCGCCCACGCGGCCACCGGGGCGTTCGCCCACCACAATGTCAATCTTGGCGGGTCCGGTGAAGCGCACCCATTTCCCGGCATAGCAGCGCTGGGTCCCGGTCAAAACAGGCGGGCCACCGAAGGCTTGCTTGATCTCGGGATCAGGAGTCTGCACACCGTGATTGCCGATGTTCAACCACGAACCGTCGAACACACACTTGTTGTTGATGTAAACCACCAGGGCGTCGTCAAAGTTCCCGACGAAGCGCCACTCGCCATTCGTTGGTGGATTGATCACCCCGGTGTAGTGCACATACCAGCCGCGGGGCTGCACTTCTTTTTCCACGTTGAAGGCCTTGGGCCCTTCCTCGGCCGCCATGTAAGGCACCGTCAGGAAGGTGAAGCTCATCTGCTGGCTGGCGTGGTAGTACTCCTTCATCGCTGCAGGAGCGAACTTCTTCTCGGCCGCCTTGGCGACGATGGCCGCGTAGTTGTTCGGGTTGTAGTCAATGGGCTTGCGGTCGCCGTCCTGCTTCAGGTCGTAAAGCGTGCCCGCCAGGCCGTCCCCACCCCGCTTGCCGAAGAAGGTGACAGGCGCGAACCCGCTGACACCGCCAATGCCCTGCCCGGTGCCGAAGCCGCCGCCGGCCCCGCTTTTGCCAAAGCCACCACTGCCTGCCATGCCACCCATGAGGCTGCTGGTGTCTGGCAAGGAGAGACTGTCCGCCGGGGCGTCTGGCAGCGAGATGGCCGCATTGGCATTCTGGGAAACAATCCGCCGCACGGGCATCGACTTGTTCAACGTGGAGCGCTTCTTCTGCTGCACCTGCTGGCTCAGGGCATTCGAGGCTTCCTGGCCCGCCTTGCTGCCGCCCCCCGGCAGAAAGTCCACCTTATTCTCCTGCACGATGGTCTGCACCATGAAGTAAGCCCCCACGAGAATGCCCACGTGGATCAGCAGACTGAGCGCCAATGATCCACCACCCACCTTGCGCCAGTACCGAACGACCACATTGGGCTGCTTGGCCGCGGCGATATGACTGGCACCATGGTAGTGAACTGGGCCCGCCGGAGCGGTCACCACCACCGGCTGAGGAACTTGCGGCACAAGAGCGGCAGACCGGACCGTGGCTGAGGGGGCAACTGACTCCGCGACGATGCCGGAGGCGGTTCCAGAAAGGCTTTGAATCTTGACGGGCCGGGAGGCTGGCGAGGGTGAGTTCTGTAAATCCATGGTGCGATGAAATAGTCAAAGCCGAAGGAGGATCGCTACTCCTTCAGCTCCTTGTCATACTTGGCCTTGTTGGCGAAGTACATGTCCCCGGGGATGGTGGCACCATCGTTCTTCACGATGGTGAACCGTCCGCCGGTTTTGTCAGCGATCTCTTTCATGAGCGGTGCCCCCGCACTAGTGTGCATGAGGAAGGTGTTGAGCGTGGCCTTGGCCTTCCTCTTGTTGTAGTCCAGAATGAGCTCCACATTGGAGCCGCCCAGTCCGTCCGTCATGAAGTAAACGACCTTCGGCGGCGGGCTCATGTTTAGTGCCGTTTTAAAGGCCCAGCGCCAGTCCGTGCCGCCCCAGGTTTCCTTCTTGTCGAGCTCCTCCATCGTACGCCCCACATTCACAGCGTTGGAGGTCAACCAGTCATCCTTGGGCAGCTCGTTGTCGGATCCATCGAAGGCGTAGTCTGTATGCGACTTGGTGGGAGAAAAGAAGCGATACTTCTGTTTGCCCCGATGCACCATGATGCGCTCGAACGTGCTCGGCTGCTCCACCTTCCAGTTGCGGTCCGCAAACCGGGCACCGCCCGCGAAGAGGATCACCTGGTACTGCGAACGCATGGGCAGCATCTTGAGCGTTTTGCCCATTTCATTCACCACGAGCTCCACCTGATTCTTCTTCATGGAGACGGAGAAATCCAGCACGAAGACCACGCGATCCAGCGGCGTGGTCATGCCGAAGAAGGTGACCCCCTTCATACCGCCGGTACCGATGCCCGTGCCAAAGCCACCACCTGCCCCCTGGCTGCCAAATCCGGCGCTGCCCGTCATGCCGCCCCCCATCAGGCTGCTCATCTCCGGCATCTCCAGATTGTCCGAAGGCATGTCTGGTAGAGCTATGGCAGCGTTCGCACTGGTACTTACCACCTTGCGCATGGGCAGCATCTTGCTGATGTTGGTGCGCTTCTTCTGCTGCACCTGTTGGGCGAGGGACTGGGAGGCCTCCTGACCCGCCTTGCTGCCGCCGCCGGGCAGGAAGTCCACCTTGTTCTCGAGGACAATCGTCTCTACCAGGAAATAGGCGCCCACCAGGATTCCCACGTGGATGAGCAGACTGAGCGCCAGCGATCCCCCGCCCACTTTTCGCCAGTACTTCACCACGGCGTTAGGTTCTTTGGAGGCGAGGGGTGGAGCGCCCCCTTGCGGTGCCAGGGGAGCAACATGCACCGCCATCGGAGGGGCCGCAGGGGCAGGATTTCCGCTCACGGGCGGCACGGCGGCGTCAAGCGCGGCGGCAGTCGGTTCAGTGCTCATATTGTAAGGACAAGGTTCCTTACAAGAGTTGTCGCCATGCAGAAGGAACAGCACTTCCAGCGCTGTTCCTTCTGACACATTTCTCTGGGCGACCACAACCATTGCCAAAATGCTTTATCAACGCATGGGGAGCAGGCCCAACCCCCGAGGATTCTCATCGCTCAGGGCAGAGCGGCGGACGCCAAACACCGGAGGATTTGCCGCCATCTGCACGCGTTTCGCGAAGGGGTCATTCTTCAGCCGCGTGAGGTCGGCCATTTCGAGGTTGGCGGTGGTGAATATTGGCAAGATCGGTGTGCCATCGGCACGGACCTCGTATTTCTCATCCTTGTTCTGCACCATGAGCAGCCCCCCCACCAGTCCTCCTGGCGTTTCGCCGACCACGATGTCGAGTTTGAAGGGCTCGTTCATCTTCACCCACTTGCCAAAGTAGGCTGTGCGGCTTCCGGAAATAGACGGCCCTTTGAACTCCTGGCGGATGTCCGGATCACGGTCTTTCCCCTCACCTGCCATCGGCACCCAGGATCCGTCCAGCACCGGTTTGTTGTTGACGTACACGATGAGCAGGTCATCAAAGAACCCGACAAAACGCCATTGGCCCGCCTTGGGGGGTGTGACCATCCCACTGTAGTGGACGAACCACCCACGAGGTTCCACCTCCTTTTCAGCATTGAAGCACTTCGGCCCTTCCGCTGCGGGAAGGTTGGCCGGTACGAGGAGATAAGTGAAGCTCACCTGCTGATTGGCTTTGTAATAGTCCTTCAGCGAGGTGGGCGAGAAACGCTTGTCAGCCGCCTTGTTGATGTTGGCCGCATACTCGGGAAAGGAGCCCGTGTAGGGCAGCGGCTTCCGTTCGCGATCCTGCTTCATGTCATAGAAGGCACCCGGCAGACCGTCGCTCTGCCCGGTACGGCCAAAGAACGTCATGCCCGTGAAACCCTTTACGCTGCCCATGCCGATGCCATTGCCCGAGCCACCGCCCGAACCCATGCCACCAAATCCGCCGCCGCTCATTCCGCCG contains these protein-coding regions:
- a CDS encoding LysR family transcriptional regulator; this translates as MDLSKLRAFVVVAEELNFRRSAEILGMTQPPLTRLIAGLEDDLGAKLFERTTRQVKLTGTGVFLLKEGREIIARAEKLEHEVRAISRIKGGELSVAFSTTVFLASLPKIMGAFQERFPKVVIQLHQETRQRLFAGLRQGRFDVGFVEGSVDEEDLASDTVHDEALGVLLPKQHSFARRKQVELSELGGETIILHPRRDNDRFHDTVHLLFRQSGIKPKVYVKNDWESCPVLVAIGKGVSLTILGTQQCAFPETKFVPIRQLSMPVSVVWNPENTNPALKGMLSFVAENAALRRKNAVCLEEGLKF
- a CDS encoding arylamine N-acetyltransferase family protein; translated protein: MSETQDPHSLDLDAYFARIGYIGPREASLPTLSQIVLGHAQAIPFENLDVISGRGVSLDLASVQQKLVQSRRGGYCFEQNGLLLQVLLAMGFDAQPISARVRIGRTREMTPPRTHLFVRVEIEGESWLADVGVGGLSATTALRLELNVPQRTPHETRRIIHENGVYYHQALLGDDWTDVSEFTLEVMPPIDREVANWYTSMHPQSHFRDRLMVARAASEGRRMTMLNTEFSVRDAEGKAMKREVQTKSELLAVLEESFGLRLDPEVRFNVPALAGLA
- a CDS encoding vWA domain-containing protein; the protein is MSTEPTAAALDAAVPPVSGNPAPAAPPMAVHVAPLAPQGGAPPLASKEPNAVVKYWRKVGGGSLALSLLIHVGILVGAYFLVETIVLENKVDFLPGGGSKAGQEASQSLAQQVQQKKRTNISKMLPMRKVVSTSANAAIALPDMPSDNLEMPEMSSLMGGGMTGSAGFGSQGAGGGFGTGIGTGGMKGVTFFGMTTPLDRVVFVLDFSVSMKKNQVELVVNEMGKTLKMLPMRSQYQVILFAGGARFADRNWKVEQPSTFERIMVHRGKQKYRFFSPTKSHTDYAFDGSDNELPKDDWLTSNAVNVGRTMEELDKKETWGGTDWRWAFKTALNMSPPPKVVYFMTDGLGGSNVELILDYNKRKAKATLNTFLMHTSAGAPLMKEIADKTGGRFTIVKNDGATIPGDMYFANKAKYDKELKE
- a CDS encoding DMT family transporter — its product is MAWIILLLAGIFEVAWTIGLKYSQGFTKLGPSLWTGAALIISFALLGNAVRTLPLGTAYAIWTGIGAVGAIIAGIVLFHEPLTLTRCLFGMLIVVGMVGLKFTSGH
- a CDS encoding NAD(P)/FAD-dependent oxidoreductase, with translation MMKYDHDVLIVGGGPAGLSAGMTLGRMLRSALICDDQRPRNAPSAHLNNFPTRDGIHPAEWRKEARRNLEKYSTIQTVDARVLSIERTDEGGFIAELSTGDRKTFRRVILADGLQDRLPDAPGFKELWGKSVFHCPFCHGYEARGLALGTVANGAMAAHALPMHFGLTQDLVLFTNGPADLPAELREAMVHRKVELVETRIQALLHEETVLKAVALEDGRIIKRDALFAAPMLPFETKSSLGEMLGCEKTELGLFKVNEMNETTVKGVYAAGDNMTRQHSVLHASGHGVTAGAGIVSDMLYGEFMR